The following proteins are co-located in the Gloeocapsa sp. PCC 7428 genome:
- a CDS encoding PAS domain-containing protein produces MTQRSPDPTPITPPIPANEAERLAALHRYQILDTPPEAAFDRITSLAARLFNAPIALVSLLDESRAWFKSGYGFEPREVERNDTICSFAVLSDDVLVALDTQQDPRFSCNPFVQSDPGVRCYIGAPLITHDGFNLGTLCLLDTQPREAFSLEQQAMLVDLAAIVVDELELRLAARQVAQQELAQRESEAQLQRALQIGKMGTWDWNLPTNKIIWSAGHFTLLGLQPDQCEPGYEVWLNSLHPEDREGAEAALQRAMTEQTEYRHEYRTVWQDGSIHWVEARGSFSYNASGQPDRMVGVLVDITERKQAEADLRESEARYRLLAEAIPQFVWITNPDGQNEYVNQQFCDYTGLTPQQMRGLDWLSIIHPDDLAMTRDRWLAAVKTGLFYEIEYRFRRADGTYRWFLGQGLPLKDEQGRVLKWFGTCTDIEPQKQIERSRLHLLEQEQAARASAEQANRIKDEFLAVLSHELRTPLNPILGWSRMLRSGNLDAAKTAHALETIERNAKLQTQLIEDLLDVSRILQGKFSLNRVPVDVAATISAALETVRLAAEAKSIQIQTNLDTSVGQVVGDTARLQQVVWNLLSNAVKFTPQGGQIEVELKQIGSQAQITVRDTGKGIVPEFLPHVFEYFRQADGATTRRFGGLGLGLAIVHHLVELHGGTVQADSPGEGQGATFTVRLPLMQVATLLRDEAHVPVSMVDDSPLTGIQILVVDDEADSREFVAFVLEQAGAVVNSVSSGTEALQTITQATPDLVVSDIGMPEMDGYMLLQQIRSQESGKQVPAIALTAYAGEYDRQQALQAGFHQHLSKPIEPNELIESIVNLKRKATRLEPMS; encoded by the coding sequence ATGACCCAACGATCGCCAGACCCTACTCCTATCACCCCGCCCATTCCAGCCAATGAAGCCGAACGGTTAGCGGCGCTGCATCGCTATCAAATTCTCGATACGCCCCCCGAAGCTGCGTTCGATCGGATTACGTCCCTCGCCGCCCGGTTGTTCAATGCGCCGATCGCGTTGGTGTCTCTGCTCGATGAATCGAGAGCGTGGTTCAAGTCTGGCTATGGTTTTGAACCACGCGAAGTTGAACGAAACGACACGATTTGCAGCTTTGCAGTTTTGTCGGACGATGTTTTAGTGGCACTCGATACCCAGCAAGATCCTCGGTTTAGCTGCAATCCATTTGTGCAAAGTGATCCGGGAGTGCGGTGCTATATTGGTGCACCTTTAATCACGCATGATGGCTTTAATTTAGGCACTCTTTGTCTGTTAGACACTCAACCCCGTGAAGCGTTCAGCCTTGAGCAGCAAGCGATGCTGGTAGATTTAGCCGCGATCGTGGTTGATGAACTAGAGCTACGATTAGCAGCGCGTCAAGTGGCTCAACAAGAATTGGCGCAGCGAGAAAGTGAAGCGCAACTCCAGCGGGCACTTCAGATCGGCAAAATGGGCACCTGGGATTGGAATTTGCCAACTAACAAGATTATTTGGTCAGCAGGACATTTCACCCTATTAGGACTACAGCCCGACCAGTGTGAGCCTGGCTATGAAGTCTGGTTGAATAGTCTTCATCCAGAAGATCGAGAAGGCGCTGAAGCAGCCCTGCAACGGGCAATGACAGAACAAACGGAGTACCGACACGAATACCGCACGGTTTGGCAGGATGGCTCAATTCATTGGGTCGAAGCCAGGGGGAGCTTCTCCTACAATGCGTCAGGACAGCCCGATCGTATGGTCGGTGTGCTGGTTGATATCACCGAACGTAAACAAGCCGAAGCTGACTTACGCGAGAGTGAAGCTCGTTATCGTCTCCTGGCTGAAGCGATTCCGCAATTCGTCTGGATTACCAACCCTGACGGACAAAATGAATATGTCAATCAGCAGTTCTGCGATTACACTGGGCTAACCCCACAACAAATGCGTGGCTTAGATTGGCTTTCGATTATTCACCCAGATGATTTAGCAATGACCCGCGATCGCTGGTTGGCGGCGGTTAAAACAGGACTATTCTATGAAATTGAGTATCGCTTTCGTCGCGCCGATGGCACCTACCGCTGGTTCTTAGGACAGGGTCTTCCGCTTAAAGATGAGCAAGGTCGGGTGCTGAAATGGTTTGGCACCTGCACCGACATTGAACCGCAGAAACAAATTGAGCGATCGCGGCTGCATCTGCTTGAACAGGAACAGGCTGCCCGCGCCTCGGCTGAACAAGCCAACCGCATCAAAGACGAGTTTCTAGCCGTGCTATCGCATGAGTTACGCACGCCGTTGAATCCAATTTTGGGTTGGTCTCGAATGCTTCGCAGCGGCAACCTGGATGCAGCAAAGACGGCTCATGCCTTGGAAACGATCGAGCGCAACGCCAAACTGCAAACCCAGCTAATTGAGGACTTGCTCGATGTCTCGCGCATCCTGCAAGGAAAATTTAGCCTTAATCGGGTTCCCGTCGATGTGGCAGCTACGATCTCAGCCGCTCTGGAAACGGTAAGACTCGCCGCTGAAGCCAAGTCGATTCAAATTCAAACAAACCTAGATACCAGTGTTGGTCAGGTTGTAGGCGATACGGCTCGGCTTCAGCAAGTGGTCTGGAATTTGCTCTCTAATGCGGTGAAGTTTACGCCGCAGGGTGGACAGATTGAGGTCGAGCTAAAGCAAATCGGCTCCCAAGCACAAATCACCGTTCGCGATACGGGCAAGGGGATCGTACCTGAGTTCCTGCCCCATGTGTTTGAATATTTCCGTCAAGCTGATGGTGCGACCACTCGCAGGTTTGGGGGGCTAGGTTTAGGGCTGGCGATCGTTCATCATCTGGTCGAACTGCATGGTGGCACGGTGCAAGCCGACAGCCCCGGTGAGGGGCAGGGCGCAACGTTTACCGTCAGGCTGCCGTTGATGCAAGTCGCAACGCTTCTGCGCGATGAAGCTCATGTACCCGTCTCAATGGTGGACGATTCACCTTTAACGGGCATTCAAATTCTTGTGGTGGATGATGAAGCCGATTCGCGGGAGTTCGTCGCGTTTGTGCTGGAGCAAGCAGGTGCAGTTGTCAACAGCGTTTCATCTGGAACTGAAGCGCTTCAAACCATCACTCAAGCGACTCCTGATCTCGTCGTCAGTGACATCGGAATGCCGGAGATGGATGGCTACATGTTGCTCCAGCAGATTCGATCGCAGGAATCAGGCAAGCAAGTTCCTGCGATCGCGCTGACTGCCTATGCCGGAGAATATGACCGACAGCAGGCTCTCCAAGCGGGATTTCACCAGCACTTGAGCAAACCGATCGAACCGAATGAGTTAATCGAATCAATCGTTAACTTAAAGAGAAAGGCAACCAGGCTTGAACCAATGAGCTGA